In Micromonospora sp. WMMD980, the following are encoded in one genomic region:
- a CDS encoding TIGR02679 family protein, whose amino-acid sequence MTDGHGERPSDRAAAHPPLVPAGRDLPGGPVDLVEQPGWRRLLAAARRSLERSGGRLDTTVTLSIPTDDERLVIIGITGTHRSAAAARLSIRLGEVDEHLRGAHGVGLVEVLTMTAPLRNRASDRTREAVARDAVLAAAREGRHAGTAWYAEWLDGLRRDGTLTRIVRAGLPFQDVVRVLDALPAADEPIPVFADRVLDDTKALTDGPLRGLVLRAAAIWQQTALPVDGERERALWESVGLVPDDLASQVLVLNVRATGGLVGRWLTEAAQAGVPMRVTLHQLRLAPLTLDCDEVYVCENPAVLRAASTTLGAQAPPLICTEGVPSVAVHTLLGAAHGAAIRWRNDFDWTGVRLTAAALQRYRGAVPWRMTAADYLPRAGTGTALIGTPTRTPWDESLGESMRRTGRAVMEERLLDLLIADLRVTGAG is encoded by the coding sequence ATGACCGACGGGCACGGCGAACGGCCGTCGGATCGGGCCGCCGCACACCCGCCGCTGGTGCCGGCCGGGCGGGACCTGCCGGGCGGCCCGGTAGATCTCGTCGAGCAGCCCGGCTGGCGGAGATTGCTGGCGGCCGCACGGCGCAGCCTGGAACGCAGCGGTGGCCGGCTCGACACCACCGTGACGCTTTCCATCCCCACCGACGACGAACGTCTCGTGATCATCGGCATCACCGGCACCCACCGCTCGGCCGCAGCGGCCCGCCTCAGCATCCGACTCGGTGAGGTGGACGAGCACCTGCGCGGCGCGCACGGAGTCGGCCTGGTCGAGGTGCTCACCATGACGGCGCCGCTGCGCAACCGGGCGTCCGACCGGACACGCGAGGCGGTGGCCCGCGACGCCGTCCTCGCTGCGGCCCGCGAGGGCCGACACGCCGGCACCGCCTGGTACGCCGAGTGGCTCGACGGGCTGCGCCGCGACGGCACCCTGACCCGCATCGTCCGCGCCGGACTGCCGTTCCAGGACGTGGTCCGTGTCCTGGATGCGCTGCCCGCGGCCGACGAACCGATTCCGGTCTTCGCCGACCGGGTGCTGGACGACACGAAGGCCCTCACCGACGGTCCGCTGCGCGGGCTCGTCCTCCGTGCCGCCGCCATCTGGCAGCAGACGGCGCTCCCGGTCGATGGCGAGCGGGAACGGGCGTTGTGGGAATCGGTTGGTCTGGTCCCGGACGACCTCGCCAGCCAGGTGCTGGTGCTCAACGTACGGGCCACCGGCGGGCTGGTCGGGCGGTGGCTGACGGAGGCCGCGCAGGCGGGTGTTCCGATGCGGGTGACCCTGCACCAACTGCGCTTGGCACCGCTCACACTGGACTGCGACGAGGTGTACGTCTGCGAGAACCCCGCGGTGCTTCGCGCGGCCAGCACAACGCTCGGTGCCCAGGCCCCACCGCTGATCTGCACCGAAGGAGTGCCGTCGGTCGCCGTCCACACACTGCTCGGCGCCGCTCACGGGGCGGCGATCCGGTGGCGCAACGACTTCGACTGGACCGGCGTACGACTGACTGCGGCGGCTCTCCAGCGGTATCGGGGCGCGGTGCCGTGGCGGATGACCGCGGCTGACTACCTGCCGAGGGCGGGCACCGGCACGGCACTGATCGGTACGCCCACCCGGACGCCGTGGGACGAGTCGCTGGGCGAGTCGATGCGGCGGACCGGCCGCGCGGTGATGGAGGAGCGGCTGCTCGACCTGCTGATCGCCGACCTGCGCGTGACCGGAGCCGGGTAA
- a CDS encoding transposase — MAPVSRDSGTVSGNHRQPRRYHRRLRHILWMAAFTAARECPISRAYYEKKRAEGKNRRQAILALARRRVDVLWALIRDRKTFSRPAVTRPRRSLKKLALRRRDPIAPAASPCPPRSTGVTWRLELWSWAGTTAVRGTWVNAGHSLLPQANPQVARLGPRALVAQGIEHRFPKTTLYL; from the coding sequence TTGGCGCCGGTCTCCCGCGACTCGGGAACGGTTTCCGGGAACCATCGGCAGCCTCGCCGCTACCACCGAAGATTGAGGCACATTCTGTGGATGGCGGCGTTCACCGCCGCCAGGGAATGCCCTATATCGCGCGCCTATTACGAGAAGAAACGTGCCGAAGGCAAGAATCGCCGCCAAGCGATTCTCGCTCTCGCGCGACGACGCGTCGACGTCCTCTGGGCACTCATCCGCGACCGCAAGACCTTCAGCCGACCGGCAGTAACCCGTCCGCGCCGCAGCCTGAAGAAGCTCGCTCTCCGCCGGCGCGACCCCATCGCGCCGGCCGCTTCACCCTGCCCGCCAAGATCAACCGGAGTCACATGGAGACTCGAGCTGTGGTCCTGGGCTGGGACAACGGCGGTCCGGGGAACGTGGGTGAACGCAGGCCACTCCCTGCTACCCCAGGCGAACCCCCAGGTCGCTAGACTGGGCCCTCGCGCCCTCGTAGCTCAGGGGATAGAGCATCGGTTTCCTAAGACGACGCTCTATCTGTAG
- a CDS encoding MFS transporter encodes MRQLGVRFARSRASPSTAAGDHRQPVRPRASGPSGAGAGAQAWILSGMSVGCAAGLLISGALGDDYGRRRIFLAGAVVLAAGSLLGAAAPTSTLLVSARIVQGIGGAAILACSLGLISSAYPEGPERARATGVWGGALGTGAAIGPFLALGLQVLGGWRRSPATRERFPGTIGSLAATTED; translated from the coding sequence ATGCGGCAGCTTGGTGTTCGATTTGCGCGGTCTCGTGCCTCCCCGTCTACAGCGGCAGGTGACCACCGCCAGCCGGTCCGACCGCGAGCTTCGGGTCCCTCCGGGGCCGGCGCGGGTGCGCAGGCGTGGATTCTGAGTGGAATGAGCGTGGGCTGCGCCGCCGGCCTGCTCATCAGCGGCGCTCTCGGCGACGACTACGGCCGTCGTCGGATCTTCCTGGCCGGCGCGGTGGTCCTCGCCGCCGGTTCCCTGCTCGGTGCGGCCGCCCCGACCTCGACGCTGCTGGTGTCGGCACGCATCGTGCAAGGCATCGGGGGTGCCGCGATCCTGGCCTGCAGCCTGGGTCTGATCAGCAGCGCCTACCCGGAAGGCCCGGAGCGGGCCCGGGCGACCGGCGTCTGGGGTGGTGCGCTGGGCACCGGGGCCGCGATCGGCCCGTTCCTGGCGCTCGGGCTGCAGGTACTGGGCGGTTGGCGCCGGTCTCCCGCGACTCGGGAACGGTTTCCGGGAACCATCGGCAGCCTCGCCGCTACCACCGAAGATTGA